From a region of the Daphnia pulicaria isolate SC F1-1A chromosome 1, SC_F0-13Bv2, whole genome shotgun sequence genome:
- the LOC124321267 gene encoding E3 ubiquitin-protein transferase MAEA-like has protein sequence MDDVPWENLQHALALLAFPSDTRVSPHKELLDASRWNASIEKFRQDYFRLYQLAPLSVLAVALQAGLSTMKTPQCYRPMDQRNVECPMCQELLNKFAERLLTLIAHNQDRSVAFRAYLLTNITYL, from the exons ATGGACGACGTGCCCTGGGAGAACCTTCAACACGCACTCGCCCTCCTTGCGTTCCCTTCTGACACTC GGGTATCACCACACAAGGAGTTGCTCGATGCGTCGAGGTGGAATGCCtcgattgaaaaatttcgTCAAGACTATTTCCGCCTCTATCAGTTGGCTCCATTGTCTGTGTTGGCTGTTGCGTTGCAAGCTGGTCTCTCCACAATGAAAACTCC GCAATGTTATCGCCCAATGGATCAGAGGAATGTTGAATGTCCCATGTGTCAAGAACTATTGAACAAGTTTGCTGAACGATTACTCACGCTCATTGCTCACAATCAAGATAGATCTGTCGCTTTTCGGGCTTATCTCTTAACGAACATAACTTACCTATGA
- the LOC124321264 gene encoding uncharacterized protein LOC124321264, protein MLNELFGLVFGKTNAVLAGSIPGGVQSETRISDPTQELIGRSNNEKDAPSIHDSEPLPSSCSNNEHVEIASDIYRDDPELEMAMTICNRKSFEEFQEDEDDYEANSPTCSLREAVNRCKRQRCEKSDMSSSKRLVRDRLDVLNSTILARKLMGDPIRDDEIPKISTISCMERLKIQSNTQQHV, encoded by the exons ATGCTGAATGAACTCTTTGGCCTCGTCTTTGGCAAAACCAATGCTGTCCTTGCAGGCTCTATTCCA GGAGGGGTGCAGTCTGAAACTCGTATCAGTGACCCAACTCAAGAGCTTATTGGAAGATCCAACAATGAAAAGGATGCGCCGAGTATTCACGATTCTGAGCCCCTTCCTTCATCATGCTCTAATAATGAACACGTAGAGATTGCATCAGACATATATCGTGATGATCCCGAATTAGAAATGGCTATGACAATCTGTAATCGCAAATCTTTTGAAGAGTTCCAAGAAGACGAAGATGATTACGAAGCCAATTCCCCTACTTGTAGTTTACGTGAGGCAGTTAATCGTTGTAAACGTCAACGATGCGAAAAATCTGATATGTCTTCATCAAAACGTCTTGTTCGTGATAGGCTTGACGTTCTTAATTCCACCATATTAGCACGTAAACTAATGGGTGACCCCATTAGAGACGATGAAATCCCGAAGATCTCTACGATATCATGTATGGAAAGACTAAAGATTCAATCTAATACACAACAACACGTCTAA